A stretch of Pseudomonadota bacterium DNA encodes these proteins:
- a CDS encoding (Fe-S)-binding protein, translated as MAKATVDNFVDAFRREIDATAEACVGCGKCYEICPIIESAGVGGLDSELMTNGIRDILSGGNINEKSRQWADACILSGDCIDSCDYGINPRLMLTMARAVSKERTHNEKERKLEGQKAFKALGAGVKVLSRMQLTAADRNRLGQDGTIAVPDEKSVDYIFYTGCNVLKTPHIALLCLDIMDALKAKYLVLGGPSHCCGILQLRAGDVKTSTKVASNTIEKFIQTGATEVLSWCPTCQVQYSEFGLPTYENATGIKPFEMTPFVLFLESQLDALRPLLKQPVKKKIALHLHPGIAGLPNAARRLCDAVPGIEVIDLNLPEMGLMSNSLSTVPSLKKDLQAQELAAAEAAGVDALAAVYHADHRELCAHERDYPFSVINFLEIIAESMGIFRDDTFKTMKIKQDADKILKDCADMLEANAISKDHARPIIETALLGEQPVPLRG; from the coding sequence ATGGCTAAGGCAACCGTAGACAATTTTGTAGATGCCTTTCGAAGGGAGATTGATGCCACTGCTGAGGCATGTGTAGGTTGCGGTAAGTGTTATGAAATTTGTCCAATAATCGAAAGCGCAGGTGTTGGTGGATTAGATTCGGAACTTATGACGAACGGGATCCGGGATATCCTGTCTGGTGGAAATATAAATGAAAAATCGCGCCAATGGGCAGATGCTTGCATCCTCAGTGGAGATTGTATCGATAGCTGCGATTACGGCATTAATCCGAGGTTGATGTTGACGATGGCGCGGGCAGTATCAAAGGAGCGAACTCATAACGAAAAGGAGAGAAAATTAGAGGGTCAAAAGGCATTCAAGGCTTTGGGTGCCGGTGTAAAGGTTCTATCGCGTATGCAGTTAACGGCAGCTGATCGGAACCGGCTTGGTCAGGATGGCACAATAGCAGTTCCTGACGAGAAAAGTGTGGACTATATATTTTATACCGGATGTAATGTTTTGAAGACGCCACACATAGCTTTGCTGTGCTTAGACATCATGGATGCTTTAAAAGCAAAATACTTGGTTTTGGGTGGTCCATCCCATTGTTGCGGTATTTTGCAACTTCGTGCCGGGGACGTTAAAACCTCAACCAAGGTAGCCTCAAATACCATAGAAAAATTTATCCAAACGGGCGCAACTGAAGTCTTATCGTGGTGTCCGACATGCCAAGTTCAATATTCGGAGTTCGGCTTGCCTACTTACGAAAATGCCACAGGGATAAAGCCGTTTGAAATGACGCCGTTTGTTTTGTTTTTAGAATCACAGCTAGACGCTTTGCGTCCCTTGCTTAAGCAGCCTGTTAAGAAAAAAATTGCTCTTCATCTTCATCCCGGCATTGCAGGACTTCCGAATGCTGCAAGGAGATTATGTGATGCAGTTCCTGGTATTGAGGTCATAGATCTAAATCTTCCTGAAATGGGCTTAATGAGCAATTCTCTCTCGACAGTGCCATCTCTTAAAAAGGATTTGCAAGCTCAAGAATTAGCCGCCGCTGAAGCTGCTGGCGTGGATGCTCTTGCTGCTGTTTATCACGCGGATCATCGAGAGTTATGCGCTCATGAGCGCGATTACCCGTTTAGCGTAATCAACTTCTTGGAAATAATTGCAGAATCAATGGGCATTTTTCGCGACGATACCTTCAAAACCATGAAGATAAAACAGGACGCAGACAAAATTCTAAAGGATTGTGCAGATATGTTAGAGGCAAATGCGATATCAAAAGACCATGCGCGTCCAATCATTGAGACGGCACTTTTGGGCGAGCAGCCGGTACCGTTACGTGGTTAA
- a CDS encoding tripartite tricarboxylate transporter substrate binding protein, which produces MRLIVKVYLVSLIIFSAAFTSGSVNAFPEKPVRLTVGFGPGGPSGIAARFMQKRFTAVTGQELIIINKPGAGGAKAWSQIKKDKKDGYELTLLNFPHTVLQPIARGKNAGYSYEDIQPVLYYTSVPQVLAVRKDSPIKTFKDLVTAIKAKPGSVTIGGTGIGGSNHSAFYKFNKVGGFKAAYVPFKDTSSTIAGLKSGSTDAAWTFTTQGVKDGDSIRMLAIASEKRMSLFPELPTLTELGYPVVDVAYWSIGVPPGTPSNIRQKVSDAFQKVVNDASVKADMSKGGYQPILIPYPKSNEFKARLGKDYGAVGKALSKKKK; this is translated from the coding sequence ATGAGACTGATAGTAAAAGTTTACCTTGTATCGCTTATTATTTTTTCTGCCGCATTTACCAGCGGCTCTGTTAATGCGTTTCCTGAAAAACCGGTTAGGTTGACTGTTGGGTTTGGTCCGGGTGGGCCATCTGGAATTGCAGCGCGGTTTATGCAGAAAAGGTTCACTGCGGTCACTGGTCAGGAGTTAATCATTATTAACAAGCCTGGTGCTGGAGGTGCGAAAGCGTGGTCGCAGATCAAAAAAGATAAGAAAGATGGATATGAGCTAACATTGCTGAACTTCCCGCACACCGTTCTACAGCCTATTGCGCGCGGTAAAAATGCTGGTTACTCATATGAAGATATTCAGCCTGTTCTTTACTACACTTCCGTCCCGCAAGTATTAGCGGTACGAAAAGATAGCCCAATTAAAACATTCAAGGATTTGGTGACTGCTATAAAGGCCAAGCCTGGTTCAGTGACAATCGGTGGAACAGGAATTGGTGGCTCCAATCACTCTGCATTCTATAAATTCAACAAGGTTGGAGGGTTTAAGGCAGCCTATGTGCCGTTCAAAGATACTTCGTCTACGATCGCTGGATTAAAGAGTGGCTCTACCGATGCTGCGTGGACATTTACTACTCAGGGTGTGAAAGACGGTGACTCTATAAGGATGTTGGCTATTGCCTCAGAAAAAAGAATGTCGTTATTCCCCGAACTGCCAACGTTGACAGAGCTTGGGTACCCCGTAGTTGATGTGGCTTATTGGTCTATTGGAGTTCCTCCTGGAACTCCGTCTAACATTCGGCAGAAGGTTTCCGATGCCTTCCAAAAAGTAGTGAATGACGCCTCGGTTAAGGCCGATATGAGTAAAGGTGGTTATCAACCCATATTAATTCCATACCCCAAAAGCAACGAATTCAAAGCTCGGTTGGGTAAAGATTATGGCGCTGTAGGTAAAGCGCTCTCAAAGAAGAAAAAGTAA
- a CDS encoding tripartite tricarboxylate transporter permease, producing the protein MCTMEFLQHISASFSPYILAVGTCGLFLGILLGALPGLSSTFSCAVMLPISFSMDPVPGLIFLGTVYMGSTYGGSFSAILIKTPGTPQSITTTFDGFPMAKRGEGGLALSIACMASVIGGLTGIFVFLWLAPPLAKFALMFGPAEYFWLALFGLTIIASLSEGNLIKGLISGFFGLALSQIGVSVVSGDMRFTYENPALIGGIPIIPATIGLLCLPVAIDLIADPDHHLSTPLTERRNNFLRAARAIWDRKRNAIQSSLIGTLIGIIPAAGGAIASLVAYAEASRTAKKSDRFGDGDPGGIIASESANNATVGSGLIPTFVLGIPGTPPDAVILGAMMVHGVQIGPKLFTEHNDIVLTFLSGMTIATVLMLPVGLFLGRFIYSAVTKMPKSYLVPMVALMLVIGSFAIQNNYHDIVIMLVLGIVAWIISRFGFPAPPIVLGLLLGPIAEQGFAQALMIGRAKDSVLETFFARPISVALIGCILAAIILPPLLRRSSFNRLRMKENVST; encoded by the coding sequence ATGTGTACAATGGAATTTCTACAGCATATCTCGGCCTCTTTTTCTCCTTACATTTTAGCAGTAGGCACTTGCGGCCTTTTTTTAGGCATATTGTTGGGAGCACTGCCAGGGTTAAGTTCAACATTTTCTTGTGCCGTGATGCTTCCTATTTCATTCTCGATGGATCCTGTGCCGGGGCTAATTTTTCTTGGCACCGTCTACATGGGGTCTACCTACGGGGGCTCATTCTCGGCAATTCTAATTAAAACTCCGGGCACGCCACAATCTATCACCACTACATTTGATGGGTTTCCAATGGCGAAACGAGGTGAGGGAGGGTTGGCCCTATCGATAGCGTGCATGGCATCGGTGATTGGAGGGTTGACGGGAATATTTGTTTTTTTATGGCTAGCTCCTCCACTTGCTAAGTTTGCGTTAATGTTCGGCCCAGCAGAGTATTTCTGGCTTGCACTGTTTGGCCTTACCATTATCGCCTCTCTAAGTGAAGGTAACCTAATCAAAGGCCTCATCAGTGGTTTTTTTGGCTTGGCATTGTCCCAAATTGGTGTCTCGGTGGTTAGCGGTGACATGCGGTTCACATACGAAAATCCCGCTTTAATTGGTGGGATCCCTATCATTCCTGCTACGATCGGGCTGCTATGTCTCCCGGTAGCGATAGATTTAATAGCTGATCCAGATCACCACCTTAGTACACCGCTAACTGAGCGGAGAAATAATTTTTTAAGAGCCGCTAGGGCAATCTGGGACCGAAAGCGAAATGCTATTCAGAGTTCACTCATAGGTACATTAATCGGAATCATTCCAGCAGCTGGGGGAGCAATAGCCAGTTTAGTTGCGTATGCTGAGGCAAGCCGGACCGCCAAAAAAAGCGACAGGTTTGGAGATGGTGATCCCGGGGGAATAATAGCTTCGGAATCGGCTAATAATGCTACGGTTGGAAGCGGTCTAATACCAACTTTTGTACTCGGAATTCCCGGCACTCCTCCCGACGCCGTTATTTTGGGAGCGATGATGGTTCATGGGGTGCAGATTGGACCAAAACTCTTCACTGAGCATAATGACATTGTATTGACGTTTCTGTCGGGTATGACCATAGCAACCGTGCTTATGCTGCCAGTCGGTTTATTCTTGGGGCGTTTTATCTACTCAGCGGTTACCAAGATGCCAAAATCATACTTGGTGCCGATGGTAGCCCTTATGCTGGTTATTGGATCCTTCGCCATCCAAAATAACTATCACGATATAGTGATTATGCTTGTTTTAGGAATTGTTGCTTGGATCATCAGTCGTTTTGGATTTCCAGCGCCACCCATCGTGTTAGGGCTCCTGTTGGGTCCTATAGCGGAACAGGGTTTTGCCCAAGCTCTAATGATTGGTCGTGCCAAAGACTCAGTGTTGGAGACCTTTTTTGCAAGGCCAATATCAGTTGCTTTAATTGGCTGCATTTTAGCTGCCATCATATTACCGCCGCTTTTGCGGCGCTCCTCTTTCAACAGGTTAAGGATGAAAGAAAATGTTTCAACTTAA
- a CDS encoding tripartite tricarboxylate transporter TctB family protein — translation MFQLKMNINGNNNRARNILGSLTFGMLGIFMFYASQDFESAGRVTPAFIGCGLIVLSVLLVLVEFCKSELLPPPTAITGSLVRRSLFIALMVIWVVALPYLGFVVAGCLAFAIISAAVPKNSHKTSASVAINTVAGIVTTIGFWVVLTVFLKVPLPEATFF, via the coding sequence ATGTTTCAACTTAAAATGAATATTAATGGCAATAACAATAGGGCCAGGAATATACTGGGAAGTCTAACATTCGGCATGCTCGGTATTTTTATGTTTTATGCATCGCAGGATTTTGAAAGTGCTGGACGGGTTACTCCTGCATTTATTGGTTGTGGATTAATAGTCTTGTCAGTTCTTTTGGTCCTTGTAGAATTTTGTAAAAGTGAGTTATTACCCCCTCCAACTGCTATCACAGGCTCTTTAGTTCGTCGTAGTTTGTTCATAGCGTTAATGGTTATCTGGGTTGTGGCTCTGCCATATCTTGGTTTTGTAGTGGCAGGGTGTCTCGCGTTCGCTATAATTTCAGCGGCAGTTCCCAAAAATTCCCACAAAACATCGGCTTCTGTTGCTATAAACACTGTTGCCGGCATCGTAACCACTATCGGGTTCTGGGTCGTGCTTACGGTTTTTTTAAAAGTCCCGCTGCCTGAGGCAACTTTTTTTTGA
- a CDS encoding RidA family protein, with protein MLELQHIVSSQGPKRVGPFSHAVRAGDFLFVTGQMPTLPEDPNTLVSGGIEEQTKRVMDNLKLVLSSQSLGFDRIAFARVYLVNFQDFDRMNKVYQSFFPKDRLPSRTCIGVTGLAVGALVEIDFVVAC; from the coding sequence ATGCTAGAACTTCAACACATAGTCTCCTCCCAAGGCCCAAAGCGTGTTGGTCCCTTCAGTCATGCTGTCCGAGCAGGCGATTTTTTATTTGTAACCGGACAAATGCCTACACTGCCAGAGGACCCAAATACGTTGGTTTCTGGTGGTATAGAAGAGCAAACAAAAAGAGTTATGGATAACCTCAAACTTGTTCTTAGCAGCCAAAGCCTAGGTTTCGACAGGATAGCTTTTGCGCGAGTTTATCTAGTAAACTTCCAAGACTTTGACCGCATGAACAAAGTCTACCAGAGCTTTTTTCCTAAAGACCGACTGCCCTCCCGCACTTGCATTGGCGTTACAGGACTGGCAGTTGGGGCTTTGGTTGAGATTGATTTTGTTGTGGCTTGTTGA
- a CDS encoding gamma-glutamyltransferase family protein: MIETMRSSRGAVSAPHHLAAEAGLRVLREGGNAIEAMVATAATIAVVYPHMNALGGDNFWLIHKSGRIFGIDACGRAAKKITREFYLSRGFSSIPSRGALSALTVAGAPSGWELALQISAKFGGSLPLDRLLEDAIYYAGVGVPVTRSLQKNVVNKSNELADIPGFSETFLPDGKPPIVGERFVLPALAETLMQIGERGISDFYEGELSRKIISDLAKVGSPLSLEDMEKHKARMTEPLQAATSSGTLYNMPPPTQGIASLIILSLFDILKRPEAETADYIHAIIEATKAAFNIRDKYVADPDSMNVLVSKFLSHDSLTQLASGIDFSHAKPWNTPVDSGDTVWMGAADSDGCVVSCIQSVYWEFGSGLVLPETGIVWQNRGIGFSLNQNHHNRLEPMRQPFHTIQPALANLHDGRVMAYGTMGGEGQPQTQAAIFSRYVTYKQDLQTAINSPRWLLGRTWGDDTSKLRLESRFTADVTNDLAQRGHELEMVGDFDDIMGHAGAVVLRPDGIFEAASDPRSDGAALGF; this comes from the coding sequence ATGATTGAAACAATGAGGTCTTCTCGTGGCGCAGTAAGTGCACCACATCATTTGGCTGCTGAGGCGGGGCTGAGGGTGCTCCGTGAGGGTGGAAATGCAATAGAGGCCATGGTGGCGACCGCAGCTACCATAGCTGTTGTGTATCCTCACATGAACGCCTTAGGCGGAGACAATTTTTGGTTGATTCATAAATCGGGCAGAATTTTTGGAATAGATGCTTGTGGGCGGGCCGCCAAAAAAATCACTAGAGAATTTTATTTGAGCCGCGGTTTCAGTTCTATTCCATCTCGAGGGGCACTCTCTGCTTTGACAGTGGCGGGTGCTCCAAGTGGCTGGGAATTAGCTTTACAGATAAGCGCGAAGTTTGGTGGCTCGCTGCCATTGGACCGTCTTTTGGAAGACGCTATATACTACGCTGGTGTGGGTGTTCCTGTCACACGATCACTTCAAAAAAATGTCGTGAATAAGTCAAATGAATTAGCTGATATCCCTGGGTTCTCTGAAACGTTTTTACCCGACGGAAAACCACCAATTGTTGGTGAGCGGTTTGTTTTGCCAGCATTGGCAGAAACGTTGATGCAAATCGGTGAACGAGGAATATCAGATTTTTACGAGGGAGAACTAAGCAGAAAGATCATCTCCGACCTGGCTAAGGTTGGCAGCCCATTAAGTTTGGAGGATATGGAAAAGCATAAGGCGCGGATGACTGAACCGCTGCAGGCAGCAACCAGCTCTGGCACACTCTACAATATGCCGCCGCCAACTCAAGGTATTGCCTCACTGATAATTCTCTCATTATTTGATATACTTAAAAGGCCTGAGGCGGAAACCGCAGACTACATTCATGCTATAATAGAGGCTACAAAAGCTGCGTTTAATATCCGGGATAAGTATGTGGCCGATCCAGACTCCATGAATGTCTTGGTCAGTAAGTTCCTTAGTCACGACTCATTAACCCAGTTGGCATCCGGTATTGATTTCAGTCATGCAAAACCTTGGAACACCCCAGTCGATAGTGGTGATACGGTTTGGATGGGTGCTGCAGACTCAGATGGTTGTGTTGTAAGCTGTATACAAAGTGTTTATTGGGAGTTTGGAAGCGGTCTTGTTCTCCCTGAGACAGGAATTGTGTGGCAGAACCGTGGCATAGGATTCTCACTTAATCAAAATCACCATAACAGGCTTGAACCAATGCGCCAACCGTTCCACACAATTCAACCCGCGCTTGCTAATCTGCACGACGGCAGGGTCATGGCTTATGGCACTATGGGGGGTGAGGGACAACCACAGACGCAAGCTGCTATATTCAGTCGTTACGTTACCTATAAGCAGGATTTGCAAACAGCGATAAATTCACCGCGATGGTTGCTAGGTAGAACATGGGGTGATGATACCAGTAAATTACGGCTTGAGAGTCGTTTTACAGCTGACGTGACCAACGACTTAGCCCAACGTGGTCATGAACTAGAAATGGTTGGTGATTTTGACGACATTATGGGACACGCAGGTGCCGTGGTGTTACGACCTGACGGGATTTTCGAGGCGGCAAGTGATCCTCGAAGCGATGGGGCCGCTTTAGGGTTTTGA
- a CDS encoding TIGR02466 family protein encodes MTDVTPHTRYLELFPCPVQISNIPDHDDIKKSLLPAVDFIRSSTPNSRPSDWACSLYTTIENNNELHMQPEFLDLSQIIACELIEFAKYIGVHLPNNNVFIKNMWINIFEKNCSTDVHINPNSLFSGIYILKAPKGSAKIVFDSPAAEKMISVPVIEDNEYNMENIAYDTNEGQLIIFNSNFRHRDLLHTLDERKITLNFTAVI; translated from the coding sequence ATGACAGACGTAACACCCCACACTAGATACTTAGAGCTATTTCCCTGTCCTGTGCAGATCTCGAATATTCCCGATCATGATGACATAAAAAAAAGTTTACTGCCGGCCGTTGATTTTATTCGCAGCAGTACGCCAAACAGTCGCCCGAGTGATTGGGCATGCTCATTATATACCACAATAGAGAATAATAACGAGTTGCACATGCAACCAGAATTTCTGGATTTGAGCCAAATAATTGCATGTGAATTGATAGAATTCGCGAAGTATATTGGAGTACACTTACCAAATAATAATGTATTTATTAAGAACATGTGGATAAATATATTCGAAAAAAACTGCTCTACTGACGTTCATATAAATCCTAATAGTCTTTTTTCTGGGATCTATATTCTAAAAGCTCCAAAAGGTTCCGCGAAAATTGTTTTTGACTCACCTGCTGCCGAAAAAATGATTTCTGTTCCAGTAATAGAGGATAATGAATACAACATGGAAAACATTGCTTATGATACTAATGAGGGTCAACTAATCATTTTTAATAGTAACTTTAGACACAGAGACTTATTGCATACATTAGATGAAAGAAAAATTACTTTAAACTTTACTGCGGTAATTTGA
- a CDS encoding TIGR02466 family protein, protein MPLTPNNSKPASPIKIERIVEDLFKVPIQLTRAPNSNRLCDAMIQELDQIRAETPNGKPTSWACDVYTTISNNCNLHERPAFREFADFLMEGLKKFGETMAYPLAENNLRITQCWVNIYQHGMSQEIHNHANHIMTGVYYVKAPPNCSKILFHSYQADTMIRPPIERDTPYNNVVASYSPQPGDLVIFDSSLRHSVQVNASEGERISVSFNATM, encoded by the coding sequence ATGCCGCTTACTCCTAATAACAGTAAACCAGCGTCTCCTATTAAAATCGAGCGCATTGTGGAAGATTTGTTTAAGGTTCCTATCCAATTGACCCGCGCACCTAATTCAAACAGACTTTGTGACGCTATGATACAAGAGCTGGATCAGATCCGGGCAGAGACACCAAATGGCAAACCCACCTCTTGGGCTTGTGATGTCTACACAACAATATCAAATAATTGTAATCTTCATGAACGTCCCGCATTTCGGGAATTTGCTGATTTTCTAATGGAAGGCCTTAAAAAATTTGGAGAAACAATGGCTTATCCATTAGCTGAAAATAATCTGCGAATTACTCAATGTTGGGTAAACATATATCAGCACGGTATGAGTCAGGAGATTCACAATCATGCCAATCACATCATGACTGGCGTTTATTATGTAAAGGCACCGCCAAACTGTTCTAAGATCCTTTTCCACTCTTACCAGGCTGATACCATGATCAGGCCGCCTATTGAGAGAGATACTCCCTATAACAATGTAGTTGCATCATATTCACCTCAACCCGGTGATTTGGTAATTTTTGACAGCAGTTTACGGCACTCGGTTCAAGTAAATGCCTCAGAGGGTGAACGCATAAGTGTGTCTTTTAACGCAACTATGTGA
- a CDS encoding TIGR02466 family protein produces the protein MYELPSTILEYFPQTIQISKPSNFKKLNSTLLAAINEICRTTPNSKPRHWAGNLYTTARNKNQLMDEPSFRELADFITEEIEVFASKLCIDKNNGRLSINNMWINILKNKDSMDQHCHPNSLFTGVYFIKVPYNSGLLAFDSPSSEQMITPPIKVSNQYNMRQAGFKMSEGDLIIFNSHLKHRVLLHNVDEERISIGFTCAL, from the coding sequence ATGTACGAATTACCATCGACAATATTGGAATATTTTCCGCAAACCATCCAAATCTCTAAGCCGTCCAATTTTAAAAAATTAAACTCTACATTGTTGGCAGCTATCAATGAGATTTGTCGGACAACACCAAACAGCAAACCTCGCCATTGGGCGGGCAACCTTTACACAACTGCGCGCAATAAAAACCAACTAATGGACGAACCGAGCTTTCGCGAACTAGCTGACTTTATCACTGAGGAAATTGAGGTTTTTGCAAGTAAACTTTGTATAGATAAAAATAACGGTAGATTATCTATAAATAATATGTGGATAAATATATTAAAAAATAAAGACTCTATGGATCAACACTGCCATCCAAACTCATTATTTACTGGCGTTTACTTCATAAAAGTACCATATAATTCCGGTTTACTTGCATTTGACTCTCCTTCATCTGAACAAATGATAACCCCCCCGATAAAGGTAAGTAATCAATACAATATGCGCCAGGCTGGTTTTAAAATGAGTGAAGGTGATTTAATAATTTTTAATAGCCACCTGAAACATCGTGTTCTGCTTCACAATGTCGATGAAGAGAGAATTTCAATAGGCTTCACATGCGCTCTGTAA
- a CDS encoding TIGR02466 family protein, giving the protein MSKVPARDYQKLFPVPVMLIKVPNAATLNEKLVAEIKQVSMTTPNGKPDSWACDVYTTLTNNNRLHERPGFHDFDLLMRQGFMQFGHAMGYDFTIESLEITQCWVNIYNFGMSQEIHHHPNNIMTGVYYLKAPANCSEILFHSHFADVMIRPAVYEENALNNPIASLHPKPGDLIFFDSSLRHSVPTNDIEGERISLSFNARF; this is encoded by the coding sequence GTGTCCAAAGTTCCAGCCCGTGATTACCAAAAGCTATTTCCTGTTCCAGTTATGCTAATCAAAGTTCCGAATGCGGCAACACTTAATGAGAAACTTGTCGCCGAGATTAAGCAAGTAAGCATGACCACACCGAATGGCAAGCCGGATAGTTGGGCATGTGATGTTTACACAACGCTGACTAACAACAACAGGCTTCATGAGCGCCCTGGATTTCATGATTTCGATCTATTGATGCGCCAGGGATTTATGCAATTTGGTCACGCGATGGGATATGATTTTACCATCGAAAGTCTTGAAATCACGCAATGCTGGGTGAATATCTACAACTTTGGTATGAGCCAAGAAATACACCATCACCCCAACAATATCATGACCGGTGTTTATTACCTCAAGGCGCCGGCCAATTGTTCAGAGATTTTATTTCATTCGCACTTTGCTGATGTAATGATACGTCCTGCTGTTTACGAGGAAAACGCACTCAACAACCCGATAGCATCCCTGCACCCAAAGCCTGGTGACCTCATTTTCTTTGATAGTTCGCTGCGTCACTCAGTTCCGACGAACGACATAGAAGGAGAGCGCATTAGCCTTTCGTTTAATGCGCGGTTCTGA
- a CDS encoding Spx/MgsR family RNA polymerase-binding regulatory protein — MIHIYGLKNCDSCRKAINWLSTESIPLKFHDFRTQGLDPKKLDRWLIQTDWNVLLNRRSMTWRKIQDIKKQDLNKARARDLMLAHFKLIKRPVFEIQKKVLIGATVDIFNMIKKLNRG; from the coding sequence ATGATTCATATATATGGTCTGAAAAATTGTGACTCTTGTCGGAAAGCCATAAACTGGTTGTCCACTGAGAGTATACCTCTGAAGTTTCACGATTTTCGTACTCAGGGACTTGACCCTAAAAAACTAGATAGATGGTTGATTCAAACAGATTGGAATGTATTGCTTAATCGGCGCAGCATGACTTGGCGTAAGATTCAAGACATAAAAAAACAGGACCTCAATAAAGCGCGTGCAAGAGATTTGATGCTTGCGCACTTTAAATTAATTAAAAGGCCGGTCTTTGAGATACAAAAGAAAGTTCTGATTGGAGCCACAGTGGATATATTTAATATGATAAAGAAACTAAACAGAGGATAG
- a CDS encoding SDR family oxidoreductase has protein sequence MECRMDGRNALITGSSRGLGRAMALNFAASGANVVICGRRENLLSETLKEVEAVSDTKAFAFVGDVSTAAGVAELLDNAENALGHIDILINNAGASLRKPFCEISDEEWVKDFEVKVYAAIRTCRHVLPGMMERKWGRIINVLNIGAKAPPGGGAPTAVSRATGMALTKVLSKEGAPHNVLVNAMLVGRIESDQWLNRWKATDQKQSYDDYLKDMAKDLKLPIGRLGRAEEFANMACFLCSDAGSYINGVAINVDGGTSPAV, from the coding sequence ATGGAATGCAGAATGGACGGACGCAACGCCCTCATTACCGGGTCTAGTCGTGGTCTTGGTCGTGCGATGGCACTAAATTTTGCGGCATCAGGTGCCAATGTTGTAATTTGTGGTCGGCGTGAAAATTTGCTTAGCGAAACTCTAAAAGAAGTCGAGGCTGTTTCCGACACAAAAGCGTTTGCATTTGTAGGAGATGTAAGTACAGCTGCTGGTGTAGCTGAGCTGCTAGACAATGCCGAAAATGCTCTTGGTCATATTGATATTTTGATCAACAATGCGGGTGCCTCTTTGCGCAAACCTTTCTGTGAGATTAGTGATGAGGAATGGGTAAAAGACTTTGAGGTAAAGGTTTATGCCGCCATTCGAACTTGTAGGCATGTTCTTCCAGGTATGATGGAACGTAAGTGGGGTCGAATAATAAATGTTCTCAATATTGGGGCGAAAGCGCCGCCGGGCGGAGGAGCTCCAACAGCTGTGTCTCGCGCCACTGGAATGGCTCTCACTAAGGTACTGTCCAAGGAGGGAGCTCCTCACAATGTTTTGGTAAATGCTATGCTTGTCGGACGGATAGAGAGTGATCAGTGGCTTAATCGTTGGAAAGCAACCGACCAAAAGCAGAGCTATGATGACTATCTCAAAGATATGGCAAAAGATCTTAAGTTACCAATTGGGCGCCTCGGGCGTGCCGAAGAATTCGCGAACATGGCTTGTTTTCTTTGCTCAGATGCGGGGTCGTACATAAATGGGGTGGCAATTAATGTTGATGGCGGCACAAGTCCTGCCGTCTGA